One stretch of Jiangella gansuensis DSM 44835 DNA includes these proteins:
- a CDS encoding DeoR/GlpR family DNA-binding transcription regulator produces MVERPTSRHDRQEHIADHVLREGSVSASQLAELFGVSLMTVHRDLDELERQGVVRKFRGGVSAQPSSVFESNVAYRLRTAKAEKTAIAHYARTMIEPGMAVMLDDSTTTLEVAGLLPEVTPLTIITNFLRVVNEASRQPGVRLIALGGEYYPTHDSFLGVPCMEAIESLRADVLFTSTSAASAGHAYHQEQEIVLVKRAMMRSANRKVLLMDHTKLGGTALHQLAPLSDFDDVVVDAGASADVVRAMRERRVNVHVAPLGTDRPDTD; encoded by the coding sequence ATGGTTGAGCGGCCGACCTCACGGCACGACCGGCAGGAGCACATCGCCGACCATGTCCTGCGAGAGGGCTCGGTGTCGGCCAGTCAGCTCGCCGAGCTGTTCGGCGTCAGCCTGATGACGGTCCACCGCGACCTGGACGAGCTGGAACGCCAAGGCGTGGTGCGCAAGTTCCGCGGCGGCGTGAGCGCTCAGCCGTCCAGCGTGTTCGAGAGCAACGTCGCCTACCGGCTGCGTACCGCGAAGGCGGAGAAGACGGCCATCGCGCACTACGCGCGGACCATGATCGAGCCCGGCATGGCGGTCATGCTCGACGACTCGACGACGACGCTCGAGGTGGCCGGTCTGCTGCCGGAGGTCACCCCGCTCACGATCATCACGAACTTCCTGCGGGTGGTCAACGAGGCCAGCCGGCAGCCCGGGGTGCGGCTGATCGCTCTCGGCGGCGAGTACTACCCCACCCACGACTCCTTCCTGGGCGTGCCGTGCATGGAGGCCATCGAGTCGCTGCGCGCGGACGTGCTGTTCACCTCCACGTCGGCGGCGTCGGCCGGGCACGCCTACCACCAGGAGCAGGAGATCGTGCTGGTCAAGCGCGCGATGATGCGCTCGGCCAACCGCAAGGTGCTGCTGATGGACCACACCAAACTGGGCGGCACCGCGCTGCATCAGCTCGCGCCGCTGTCCGACTTCGACGATGTCGTCGTGGACGCCGGCGCGTCCGCGGACGTCGTCCGGGCGATGCGGGAGCGACGGGTGAACGTGCACGTCGCGCCGCTCGGCACCGACAGACCCGACACCGACTGA
- a CDS encoding FGGY family carbohydrate kinase yields the protein MYIGVDIGTSLTKAVGFAEDGTELCVHSVPTELSHGDDGRVEQDVDAVVASVGAVARAVAADLPGEPELVALTGQGDGCWLTDAAVRPVRPAASWLDGRAADIVRKWDRDGTADAVLARNGGMIFPGASAAILAALDRDEPATLDAAATAGHCVGTVFGRLTGERATDVSDASYPFLDPVERAWSDDVLDLTGLAHRRELLPPVVGPGGPAAPLLGSAAAELGVPAGTDVSAGPYDLLASARGSGIVAPGDGLLIIGTTLACQVVTDDPSPIGHRAGLLLGTWHERRWLRAMPAMVGTASLGWLLELVGADVAALPSLLADSPAGARGVRVLPYWSASGERAPFVEASARGRFDGLHLGTTRADLVRALCEGLAFAARHCFDAAGLTGRLAVCGGGAQSAEWTQLFADVLGRPLDVVEVPQAGAYGAVLSALEARGETPGWPVPARTVTPSPSSRARYDDAFADYLDRVERARSEWTHAPRGNA from the coding sequence ATGTACATCGGGGTCGACATCGGCACGTCGCTCACCAAGGCCGTCGGTTTTGCCGAGGACGGCACCGAGCTGTGCGTCCACAGCGTCCCGACCGAGCTGTCACACGGCGACGACGGCCGGGTCGAACAGGACGTGGACGCGGTGGTGGCGTCCGTCGGCGCGGTCGCCCGGGCTGTCGCCGCGGACCTGCCGGGCGAGCCCGAACTCGTGGCGTTGACCGGGCAGGGCGACGGGTGCTGGCTCACCGACGCCGCCGTCCGTCCGGTCCGCCCGGCGGCGTCGTGGCTGGACGGGCGCGCGGCGGACATCGTGCGGAAGTGGGACCGCGACGGCACCGCCGACGCCGTGCTGGCCCGCAACGGCGGCATGATCTTCCCCGGTGCGTCCGCGGCCATCCTGGCGGCCCTCGACCGGGACGAGCCGGCGACGCTGGACGCTGCCGCCACCGCGGGGCACTGCGTGGGGACGGTGTTCGGCCGGCTCACCGGCGAGCGGGCGACCGACGTCTCCGACGCGTCGTACCCGTTCCTCGACCCGGTGGAGCGGGCGTGGTCCGACGACGTCCTGGACCTCACCGGGCTCGCGCACCGGCGGGAGCTGCTGCCGCCGGTGGTCGGGCCGGGCGGGCCCGCGGCGCCGCTGCTCGGCTCGGCCGCGGCCGAGTTGGGAGTGCCGGCCGGAACCGACGTGAGCGCCGGGCCGTACGACCTGCTCGCCTCCGCCCGGGGCAGCGGCATCGTCGCGCCCGGCGACGGGCTGCTGATCATCGGCACCACGCTGGCCTGCCAGGTGGTCACGGACGACCCCTCGCCGATCGGTCACCGGGCCGGCCTGCTGCTGGGCACCTGGCACGAGCGGCGGTGGCTGCGGGCGATGCCGGCCATGGTGGGAACCGCCTCGCTGGGCTGGCTGCTGGAGCTGGTGGGCGCCGACGTCGCGGCACTGCCGTCACTGCTGGCGGACTCCCCCGCCGGTGCCCGCGGTGTGCGGGTGCTGCCGTACTGGTCCGCTTCCGGCGAGCGGGCCCCGTTCGTGGAGGCCTCGGCCCGCGGCCGGTTCGACGGCCTGCACCTGGGCACCACCCGCGCCGACCTGGTCCGCGCGCTGTGCGAAGGGCTGGCGTTCGCCGCCCGGCACTGCTTCGACGCCGCCGGGTTGACCGGGCGGCTGGCCGTCTGCGGCGGCGGGGCGCAGAGCGCGGAGTGGACCCAGCTCTTCGCCGACGTGCTCGGCCGGCCGCTGGACGTCGTCGAGGTCCCCCAGGCCGGCGCGTACGGCGCGGTGCTGTCGGCGCTGGAGGCCCGCGGCGAGACCCCCGGCTGGCCGGTTCCCGCACGCACGGTGACGCCGTCGCCGTCGTCGCGGGCCAGGTACGACGACGCCTTCGCCGACTACCTGGACCGGGTCGAGCGCGCCCGCTCCGAGTGGACGCACGCACCGAGAGGGAACGCATGA
- a CDS encoding histidine phosphatase family protein, with amino-acid sequence MTPSATPPTLVTLARHGRTPWHEGNRYTGSSDIGIDDVGRRQAAALADWAVRARPDALYASDLQRSRETAGAVAAATGLTVAVDARLRELDFGAAEGKMLSELRAVEPETVERFLRDPVEHHLPGGEHPEAGADRAEKALREIAARHPGQHVLVVGHNTMIRLVLCRLVGIPLRAYRTALRGPEPTATTALTFAADGTVTLEYYNRPGGSHG; translated from the coding sequence GTGACCCCGTCCGCCACCCCACCCACCCTGGTCACGCTGGCCCGGCACGGGCGCACCCCGTGGCACGAGGGCAACCGCTACACCGGCTCCAGCGACATCGGCATCGACGACGTCGGCCGGCGGCAGGCGGCGGCTCTGGCCGATTGGGCCGTGCGTGCTCGCCCGGACGCGCTGTACGCCTCGGACCTGCAGCGTTCCCGCGAGACCGCCGGCGCGGTCGCGGCCGCGACCGGCCTGACTGTGGCCGTCGACGCCCGGCTGCGCGAGCTGGACTTCGGTGCCGCCGAGGGGAAGATGCTCTCCGAGCTGCGCGCCGTCGAACCCGAGACCGTGGAGCGGTTCCTGCGCGATCCGGTCGAGCACCACCTACCCGGCGGCGAGCACCCGGAGGCCGGCGCCGACCGGGCCGAGAAGGCGCTGCGCGAGATCGCCGCCCGGCACCCCGGTCAGCACGTCCTCGTCGTCGGACACAACACGATGATCCGGCTGGTGCTGTGCCGGCTGGTCGGCATCCCGTTGCGGGCGTACCGCACCGCCCTGCGCGGCCCGGAGCCGACCGCCACCACCGCGCTGACCTTCGCCGCCGACGGCACCGTGACGCTGGAGTACTACAACCGGCCGGGCGGCAGCCATGGTTGA
- a CDS encoding FGGY-family carbohydrate kinase translates to MRYRAGKSWAIDHDGVHMEPQPAEVTWVGVDIGTQSVRVMVVDDTGRVLALGSQPLDSHRRSANGRQHEQDPHQWWDAVGAASRAAFATLPGGRPGAAVGAVAICSTSGTVLLTDDRGAPLTPALMYDDARAVDELDRINRHVGAAVQLSWALPKIDWLFRHHTRTGPAPRYVAHSADVVAAGLVGHRVHTDSSHALKSGYDVVSGRWDATLLDAAGVEPATMPDVVRPGTELGTLTAEAAEHTGIPAGTPVVAGMTDGCAAQIAAGALAPGSWNSVLGTTLVLKGVSANLIDDPDGAVYSHLHPDGGWLPGGASNVGAGAVAAEFATDDLDALNAAATAFEPAAAVTYPLTARGERFPFVRPDAVGFQLGEVSGPAERYAALLQGVAFVERLCFEHLAAIGADVDGGISVTGGATRNAYWNQLRADVLGRPLVLPATPEPAFGMTVLASARDARVTDRAARMVGRRDVVQPRPDAHERLSTKYDELTAELVRRGYLTAASLTGSRP, encoded by the coding sequence ATGCGATATCGTGCGGGCAAGTCCTGGGCGATCGATCACGACGGGGTGCACATGGAGCCGCAGCCGGCAGAGGTCACGTGGGTCGGCGTCGACATCGGCACCCAGAGCGTCCGGGTGATGGTGGTCGACGACACCGGCCGCGTGCTGGCCCTGGGCTCCCAGCCGCTGGACAGCCACCGGCGCAGCGCCAACGGGCGGCAGCACGAGCAGGACCCGCACCAGTGGTGGGACGCGGTGGGCGCGGCATCCCGGGCTGCCTTCGCGACGCTGCCCGGGGGCCGCCCTGGTGCCGCAGTCGGCGCCGTCGCCATCTGCAGCACGTCCGGAACGGTCCTGCTCACCGACGACCGCGGCGCCCCGCTCACGCCGGCGCTCATGTACGACGACGCCCGCGCGGTCGACGAGCTGGACCGCATCAACCGGCACGTCGGGGCCGCCGTCCAGTTGTCCTGGGCCCTGCCGAAGATCGACTGGCTGTTCCGGCACCACACCCGCACCGGCCCAGCGCCGCGCTACGTCGCGCACAGCGCCGACGTCGTCGCGGCCGGCCTGGTCGGGCACCGGGTCCACACCGACTCCAGCCACGCCCTCAAGTCCGGCTACGACGTCGTCTCCGGCCGCTGGGACGCCACCCTGCTCGACGCCGCCGGCGTCGAGCCGGCCACCATGCCCGACGTCGTCCGGCCCGGCACCGAACTGGGCACGCTCACCGCCGAGGCGGCGGAGCACACCGGCATCCCGGCCGGAACCCCGGTGGTGGCCGGCATGACCGACGGATGCGCGGCGCAGATCGCCGCCGGCGCGCTGGCGCCCGGGTCGTGGAACAGCGTCCTCGGCACCACGCTGGTGCTCAAGGGCGTCTCGGCCAATCTCATCGACGATCCCGACGGCGCCGTCTACAGCCACCTGCACCCGGACGGCGGCTGGCTACCGGGCGGCGCGTCGAACGTGGGCGCCGGCGCGGTCGCCGCGGAGTTCGCCACCGACGACCTCGACGCACTCAACGCCGCGGCCACCGCGTTCGAACCGGCCGCCGCGGTCACCTACCCGCTCACGGCACGCGGCGAACGGTTCCCGTTCGTGCGGCCCGACGCGGTCGGCTTCCAGCTCGGCGAGGTCAGCGGCCCGGCCGAACGGTATGCGGCGCTGCTGCAGGGGGTCGCGTTCGTCGAGCGGTTGTGCTTCGAGCACTTGGCCGCCATCGGTGCCGACGTCGACGGCGGCATCAGCGTCACCGGCGGCGCCACCCGCAACGCCTACTGGAACCAGCTGCGCGCCGACGTCCTGGGCCGGCCGCTGGTCCTGCCGGCCACACCGGAGCCGGCCTTCGGGATGACCGTGCTGGCCTCGGCCCGCGACGCGCGGGTCACCGACCGGGCCGCACGTATGGTGGGCCGGCGCGACGTCGTCCAGCCCCGCCCGGACGCCCACGAACGGCTGTCCACCAAGTACGACGAGCTCACCGCCGAGCTGGTCCGCCGCGGCTACCTCACCGCCGCCTCGCTCACCGGGAGCCGCCCGTGA
- a CDS encoding 2-hydroxyacid dehydrogenase — protein sequence MSLILLAGDAFVRNDLLADELRRAVGAAMPATGLEFRTLELPWPHVPFGPVAEVDEASDVEDELLALIDGVEVIVTQMAPVTSRVLDAAPSLRLVVCTRGGPVNVNVGDCTKRGVLVCNTPGRNAVAAAEHAVTLILSTVRAIPRIHGTVAAGQWRSDLYAYDECGLELGGSTVGLVGYGAIGRRVARILRAFDATVLVADPFVDAAALDPGVELVELEELLSRSDVVSLHARLTPQTAGMIDAEALATMRPGGYLVNSARGGLVDYDALAAALDSGHLAGAGFDVFPAEPPAPDWPLLRSDRVVMTPHLAGATRQTAHRAASLAGASVAAFLAGDRPPGLVNPDALR from the coding sequence ATGAGCCTGATCCTGCTGGCCGGGGACGCCTTCGTCCGCAACGACCTGCTGGCCGACGAGCTGCGCCGCGCGGTGGGCGCCGCGATGCCTGCCACCGGCCTGGAGTTCCGGACGCTGGAGCTGCCCTGGCCGCACGTGCCGTTCGGTCCGGTCGCGGAGGTCGACGAGGCCTCGGACGTCGAGGACGAGCTGCTGGCGCTGATCGACGGCGTCGAGGTGATCGTCACCCAGATGGCGCCGGTGACCAGCCGGGTGCTCGACGCGGCACCGTCGTTGCGGCTGGTCGTCTGCACCCGGGGCGGGCCGGTCAACGTCAACGTCGGCGACTGCACGAAGCGCGGCGTCCTGGTGTGCAACACGCCCGGACGCAACGCCGTCGCCGCCGCCGAGCACGCCGTCACGCTGATCCTCAGCACCGTGCGGGCGATCCCCCGTATCCACGGCACCGTCGCGGCCGGTCAGTGGCGTAGCGACCTGTACGCCTACGACGAGTGCGGGCTGGAGCTGGGCGGTTCGACGGTCGGGCTGGTCGGGTACGGCGCGATCGGCCGGCGGGTGGCCCGGATCCTGCGGGCATTCGATGCCACCGTGCTGGTGGCCGATCCGTTCGTCGACGCCGCGGCGCTCGACCCCGGTGTCGAGCTGGTCGAGCTGGAGGAGCTGCTGTCGCGCAGCGACGTGGTGAGCCTGCACGCGCGCCTGACGCCGCAGACCGCCGGCATGATCGACGCCGAAGCGCTCGCCACCATGCGGCCCGGCGGCTACCTGGTGAACTCCGCCCGCGGCGGGCTGGTCGACTACGACGCGCTGGCCGCCGCCCTGGACAGCGGACACCTCGCCGGGGCCGGCTTCGACGTCTTCCCGGCCGAGCCGCCGGCACCGGACTGGCCGCTGCTGCGCTCCGACCGCGTGGTGATGACCCCGCACCTGGCCGGCGCGACCCGGCAGACGGCACACCGGGCCGCCTCACTCGCCGGCGCCTCGGTGGCCGCGTTCCTGGCCGGGGACCGTCCGCCGGGGCTGGTGAACCCCGACGCCCTGCGCTGA
- a CDS encoding DeoR/GlpR family DNA-binding transcription regulator — translation MTPATRSQPPSRRTQARETRQQVIVAHVMAHGTATVAELTELTGASIMTVHRDLDELARRGVVRKFHGGVSAQPSTVFESSSEYRSTVQVAEKEALATAALQLLEPGMSIMLDTSTTNLFLARRLGDLDFGPLTVVTNYLPIMQLLRSMPDIHLIGVGGDYNSTHDAFLGMSTIEAVGALTVDIVFLSTSAMTATTTYHQETDIVTVKRAMMAAGHRRILLMDPTKLNRTALHRLAPTSDFHHLVVNAGTPDGLVADLREQTTVTVAG, via the coding sequence ATGACGCCCGCGACGCGCAGCCAGCCGCCGTCTCGCCGGACGCAGGCCCGCGAGACGCGCCAGCAGGTGATCGTCGCCCATGTCATGGCGCACGGGACCGCCACGGTCGCCGAGCTCACCGAGCTGACCGGCGCGAGCATCATGACGGTCCACCGCGACCTTGACGAACTGGCCCGGCGCGGTGTCGTGCGCAAGTTCCACGGCGGGGTGTCCGCACAGCCGTCCACGGTGTTCGAGAGCAGCTCCGAATACCGCTCCACCGTGCAGGTGGCGGAGAAGGAGGCGCTGGCCACGGCCGCATTGCAGTTGCTGGAGCCGGGCATGTCCATCATGCTCGACACCTCGACGACGAATCTCTTCCTGGCCCGCCGGCTGGGTGACCTGGACTTCGGGCCGCTCACCGTCGTCACGAACTACCTGCCGATCATGCAGCTACTGCGGAGCATGCCCGACATCCACCTCATCGGCGTCGGGGGCGACTACAACTCCACCCACGACGCCTTCCTGGGCATGAGCACCATCGAGGCGGTCGGCGCGCTCACCGTCGACATCGTCTTCCTCAGCACGTCGGCGATGACGGCCACCACCACCTATCACCAGGAGACGGACATCGTCACGGTGAAGCGAGCCATGATGGCGGCGGGGCACCGGCGGATTCTTCTCATGGACCCCACCAAGCTCAACCGCACAGCCCTGCACCGGCTCGCGCCGACGTCGGACTTCCACCACCTGGTGGTCAATGCCGGCACGCCCGATGGTCTCGTGGCTGACCTGCGGGAACAGACGACGGTGACGGTGGCCGGCTGA